One Kineococcus radiotolerans SRS30216 = ATCC BAA-149 DNA window includes the following coding sequences:
- a CDS encoding DNA gyrase/topoisomerase IV subunit A, which produces MPRRTAPPPPPDVPERIVDIDVEQEMQGAFLEYAYSVIYSRALPDARDGLKPVQRRILYMMQDMGLVPTRAHVKSARVVGEVMGKLHPHGDVAIYDALVRQAQPFTMRLPLVDGHGNFGSLDAGPAAQRYTEARMAPAALLMTTGLDEDVVDFVPNYDDRLTEPGVLPAAFPNLLVNGASGIAVGMATNMPPHNLVEVVNAARHLLKHPDADLPALMRFVPGPDFPTGGRVVGLEGIRDAYATGRGSFRTRASVRIEKIGRRQGIVVTELPYGAGPERLIEKIADNVKNKKLQGVADVTDLSDRHHGMRLVIEVKNGFVPEAVLEQLYRLTPMEESFGINNVALVEGQPRTLGLKELLEVFIGHRVDVVRRRTRFRLGKAQDRLHLVDGLLTAIVDIDEVIAIVRSSDDAQAALARLTERFSLSEAQGRYILDMQLRRLTRFSRIELEREQAELRATIAQLQAILDDEGRLRGLVGDELAAVAAEHGTPRRTVLLTSSGPASGAAPTQLEIGDDPCWVLLSSAGLLARTGSAEPLGTEGRRSRHDLVVAAAPATARGHVGVLTSAGRLVRVPVLDLPVLPETAGRPNLAGGTGVKEFVTFGKGERALTIVPLPVTGVEDPDDPGFALATAGGVVKRVVLDPLGNREEVEVITLKDLGPRQRDEVVAAVGLTTGEEELVFVTSDAQLLRFPAALVRPQGRAAAGMAGIKLSAGARVVAMTAVAPDAVDPVVVTVAGDSTSGVSQLGSVKVTPLAEYPPKGRATGGVRCHRFARGEDVLLLAWAGQGPAEAATSTGTAVALPDVPGRRDGSGTAVDRPIAAIAGPPQV; this is translated from the coding sequence ATGCCTCGCAGGACCGCACCTCCGCCGCCGCCCGACGTCCCGGAACGGATCGTCGACATCGACGTCGAGCAGGAGATGCAGGGGGCGTTCCTCGAGTACGCCTACTCCGTCATCTACTCGCGCGCGCTGCCCGACGCCCGCGACGGCCTCAAGCCCGTCCAGCGCCGGATCCTGTACATGATGCAGGACATGGGCCTGGTGCCCACCCGGGCGCACGTGAAGTCCGCCCGCGTGGTCGGGGAGGTGATGGGCAAGCTGCACCCCCACGGCGACGTCGCCATCTACGACGCGCTGGTCCGCCAGGCCCAGCCGTTCACGATGCGGCTGCCGCTGGTGGACGGGCACGGCAACTTCGGCTCCCTCGACGCCGGTCCCGCGGCCCAGCGCTACACCGAGGCGCGGATGGCGCCCGCGGCGCTGCTGATGACGACGGGCCTGGACGAGGACGTCGTCGACTTCGTCCCCAACTACGACGACCGCCTCACCGAACCCGGCGTGCTGCCGGCGGCGTTCCCGAACCTGCTGGTCAACGGGGCCAGCGGCATCGCCGTCGGGATGGCGACGAACATGCCGCCGCACAACCTGGTCGAGGTCGTCAACGCGGCCCGCCACCTCCTGAAGCACCCCGACGCGGACCTGCCCGCGCTCATGCGCTTCGTGCCGGGCCCGGACTTCCCCACCGGCGGGCGCGTCGTCGGCCTGGAGGGCATCCGGGACGCCTACGCCACCGGGCGCGGCTCGTTCCGCACCCGCGCCAGCGTGCGGATCGAGAAGATCGGGCGCCGCCAGGGGATCGTCGTCACGGAACTGCCCTACGGCGCGGGTCCCGAGCGCCTCATCGAGAAGATCGCCGACAACGTCAAGAACAAGAAGCTGCAGGGCGTCGCCGACGTCACCGACCTCTCCGACCGCCACCACGGCATGCGCCTGGTCATCGAGGTGAAGAACGGTTTCGTCCCCGAGGCCGTCCTGGAGCAGCTGTACCGGCTGACCCCGATGGAGGAGTCGTTCGGCATCAACAACGTGGCCCTCGTCGAGGGGCAGCCGCGGACGCTGGGGCTGAAGGAACTCCTCGAGGTGTTCATCGGCCACCGCGTCGACGTGGTGCGCCGGCGGACGCGGTTCCGGCTCGGCAAGGCCCAGGACCGCCTCCACCTGGTCGACGGGCTGCTCACCGCCATCGTCGACATCGACGAGGTCATCGCGATCGTCCGCTCCTCCGACGACGCGCAGGCCGCGCTGGCCCGCCTGACGGAGCGGTTCTCCCTCTCGGAGGCCCAGGGGCGCTACATCCTCGACATGCAGCTGCGACGGCTGACCCGCTTCTCCCGCATCGAGCTGGAGCGCGAGCAGGCCGAGCTGCGGGCGACGATCGCGCAGCTGCAGGCGATCCTCGACGACGAGGGCCGGCTGCGGGGGCTGGTCGGCGACGAGCTCGCCGCGGTGGCCGCCGAGCACGGGACCCCGCGCCGCACGGTGCTGCTGACGTCCTCCGGGCCGGCGAGCGGCGCGGCGCCGACGCAGCTGGAGATCGGCGACGACCCGTGCTGGGTGCTGCTCTCCTCGGCGGGGCTGCTGGCGCGGACGGGGTCGGCGGAACCGCTGGGCACCGAGGGCCGCCGCAGCCGGCACGACCTGGTGGTGGCCGCCGCCCCGGCGACCGCCCGGGGCCACGTCGGCGTGCTCACCTCCGCGGGGCGGCTGGTGCGGGTGCCGGTGCTGGACCTGCCCGTGCTGCCCGAGACGGCCGGGCGGCCGAACCTGGCCGGCGGGACGGGGGTGAAGGAGTTCGTCACCTTCGGCAAGGGCGAGCGGGCGCTGACGATCGTCCCGCTGCCGGTGACGGGGGTCGAGGACCCCGACGACCCCGGGTTCGCCCTCGCCACCGCCGGCGGCGTCGTCAAGCGCGTCGTGCTGGACCCCCTCGGCAACCGCGAGGAGGTCGAGGTGATCACCCTCAAGGACCTCGGTCCGCGCCAGCGCGACGAGGTCGTGGCCGCGGTGGGGCTGACCACCGGCGAGGAGGAGCTGGTGTTCGTCACCTCCGACGCCCAGCTGCTGCGGTTCCCGGCGGCGCTGGTGCGCCCCCAGGGCCGGGCCGCGGCGGGCATGGCCGGGATCAAGCTCTCGGCCGGGGCCCGGGTCGTGGCGATGACGGCGGTGGCGCCCGACGCGGTGGACCCGGTGGTGGTGACCGTCGCCGGCGACTCCACCAGCGGCGTCTCCCAGCTCGGGTCGGTGAAGGTGACGCCGCTGGCGGAGTACCCGCCCAAGGGCCGGGCCACCGGCGGGGTCCGCTGCCACCGCTTCGCCCGCGGGGAGGACGTCCTGCTCCTGGCCTGGGCGGGGCAGGGGCCCGCGGAGGCGGCGACGAGCACGGGGACGGCCGTGGCGCTGCCCGACGTCCCGGGCCGGCGCGACGGCTCCGGCACCGCGGTGGACCGCCCGATCGCGGCGATCGCGGGACCGCCGCAGGTCTGA
- a CDS encoding flavin-containing monooxygenase, with the protein MDTAAAPEHVDVLVVGAGLSGIGAACQLRRRLPATTFAVLEARGTTGGTWDLFRYPGVRSDSDMHTLGYSFRPWRGARAIADGASIREYVADTAREFGVDERIRFHHRVLSAHFSTATARWTLLVERPAPGGGSQTVRMTCGFLLSCTGYYRYDRGHTPRFPGVADFRGRVVHPQHWPADLDTAGKRVVVIGSGATAVTLVPNLARDAAHVTMLQRSPSWVVALPSRDHLADRLRGRVPEGLAHVLVRAKNVALATASYQFARRRPQSARRLLRERAAAALPAGFDVDRHFGPAHDPWDQRLCVVPDGDLFRALRAGTASVVTDGIDTFTPDGIRLTSGRDLPADVVVTATGLDLLFLGGMDLAVDGVPVDPADRVVHRGMMLSGVPNLAFALGYTNASWTLKVDLVTEHVCRLLGFMTRRGHRVVTPGEPPTAERRPLIDLDAGYVRRAAGKLPQQGAATPWRLHQNYPLDVIGLRYRPVAGPGLEFA; encoded by the coding sequence GTGGACACCGCGGCGGCGCCCGAGCACGTCGACGTGCTCGTCGTCGGGGCCGGGCTGTCCGGGATCGGGGCCGCCTGCCAGCTCCGCCGGCGCCTGCCCGCGACGACGTTCGCCGTCCTGGAGGCGCGGGGGACCACCGGCGGCACCTGGGACCTGTTCCGCTACCCCGGCGTCCGCTCGGACTCCGACATGCACACCCTGGGGTACTCCTTCCGGCCCTGGCGCGGGGCGAGGGCCATCGCCGACGGGGCCTCCATCCGCGAGTACGTCGCGGACACCGCGCGCGAGTTCGGCGTCGACGAGCGGATCCGCTTCCACCACCGGGTCCTCAGCGCGCACTTCTCCACCGCCACCGCCCGCTGGACCCTCCTCGTGGAACGCCCCGCCCCCGGCGGCGGGTCGCAGACCGTGCGCATGACGTGCGGGTTCCTGCTGAGCTGCACCGGCTACTACCGCTACGACCGGGGCCACACCCCCCGGTTCCCCGGCGTGGCGGACTTCCGGGGCCGGGTGGTGCACCCGCAGCACTGGCCCGCCGACCTCGACACCGCGGGGAAGCGGGTCGTCGTCATCGGCAGCGGCGCCACCGCGGTCACCCTCGTCCCCAACCTGGCCCGCGACGCCGCGCACGTCACGATGCTGCAGCGGTCCCCGAGCTGGGTCGTGGCGCTGCCCTCCCGCGACCACCTCGCGGACCGGTTGCGCGGCAGGGTGCCCGAGGGGCTCGCCCACGTCCTGGTGCGGGCGAAGAACGTGGCGCTGGCCACCGCGAGCTACCAGTTCGCCCGCCGCCGGCCGCAGAGCGCCCGCCGCCTGCTGCGCGAGCGCGCCGCGGCGGCGCTGCCCGCCGGGTTCGACGTCGACCGCCACTTCGGCCCGGCCCACGACCCGTGGGACCAGCGCCTCTGCGTCGTCCCCGACGGGGACCTCTTCCGCGCCCTGCGGGCGGGGACGGCGTCGGTGGTCACCGACGGGATCGACACCTTCACCCCCGACGGGATCCGGCTCACCTCCGGGAGGGACCTGCCCGCCGACGTCGTCGTCACCGCCACCGGTCTCGACCTGCTGTTCCTCGGCGGGATGGACCTCGCCGTGGACGGGGTTCCCGTCGACCCCGCCGACCGGGTCGTCCACCGGGGGATGATGCTCTCCGGCGTGCCGAACCTGGCCTTCGCCCTCGGCTACACCAACGCGTCCTGGACGCTGAAGGTCGACCTCGTCACCGAGCACGTGTGCCGGCTGCTGGGGTTCATGACCCGCCGCGGCCACCGCGTCGTCACCCCGGGGGAACCCCCCACCGCCGAGCGCCGTCCGCTCATCGACCTCGACGCCGGGTACGTGCGCCGCGCCGCCGGGAAGCTCCCGCAGCAGGGCGCGGCGACGCCGTGGCGGCTGCACCAGAACTACCCGCTGGACGTCATCGGGTTGCGGTACCGCCCCGTCGCCGGCCCCGGCCTGGAGTTCGCCTGA
- a CDS encoding nitroreductase family protein, with protein MRDVEFGEVLARRRMVRRYDGRPVGDEALERVLSAGLRAPSAGNSQGRDLLVLRTAAERARFWAATAGPGPGDAWLAGMRTAPVLVLLLADPGAYARRYAAPDKPGPDRDAGTWEVSWPDVDTGMSGLLLLLAAVEEGLGACLFGVPAAARAGVREAFAVPADRRLVAVVSLGHPAPGEVSRPSRRHRRTLADTAHAGRFGVPWGG; from the coding sequence GTGAGGGACGTGGAGTTCGGGGAGGTCCTGGCGCGGCGGCGGATGGTGCGCCGCTACGACGGGCGGCCGGTCGGGGACGAGGCGCTGGAGCGGGTGCTGTCCGCGGGGCTGCGCGCCCCGAGCGCGGGCAACAGCCAGGGCCGGGATCTGCTGGTCCTGCGCACCGCCGCCGAGCGCGCCCGGTTCTGGGCCGCCACCGCGGGCCCCGGACCGGGCGACGCCTGGCTGGCGGGCATGCGCACCGCGCCGGTCCTGGTGCTGCTGCTGGCCGACCCGGGCGCCTACGCCCGCCGCTACGCCGCCCCCGACAAGCCCGGCCCCGACCGGGACGCGGGCACCTGGGAGGTGTCCTGGCCCGACGTCGACACCGGGATGTCGGGGCTGCTGCTGCTGCTGGCGGCGGTCGAGGAGGGCCTGGGGGCGTGCCTGTTCGGGGTGCCCGCCGCGGCCCGCGCGGGGGTGCGGGAGGCGTTCGCGGTGCCCGCGGACCGCCGCCTGGTCGCGGTGGTCAGCCTGGGGCACCCCGCCCCGGGCGAGGTGTCCCGGCCCTCGCGCCGGCACCGGCGGACCCTGGCCGACACCGCCCACGCCGGCCGGTTCGGCGTGCCCTGGGGCGGTTAG
- a CDS encoding TIGR03620 family F420-dependent LLM class oxidoreductase: protein MSDLPVPAGTVPAARARARIGLWGGAPWADPARRDEARAAAREVEAFGYSRIWLSGGFDPGVHPVFGLLLGATEEIGVASGIISVYAATPEETGRGAAELEREHPGRFLLGLGNSHAAIVERSGVDYARPYSRAVEHLDALDAAGSVPPARRVLAALGPRMLRLARDRALGAHPYFTTPAHTAWARQVLGEGVLLAPEVAVVLEEDPARAREIARRHTTGYLTLPNYTTNLRRFGYGDEDFADGGSDRLVDELVPWGSTATVVAGIARHVDADEVAVQVLTASGDDFPLAQWGDLAHALIG, encoded by the coding sequence GTGAGCGACCTCCCCGTCCCCGCCGGCACCGTGCCCGCCGCCCGCGCCCGCGCCCGCATCGGCCTCTGGGGCGGCGCCCCCTGGGCCGACCCCGCCCGCCGCGACGAGGCCCGCGCGGCCGCCCGCGAGGTGGAGGCCTTCGGGTACTCCCGGATCTGGCTGTCCGGGGGCTTCGACCCCGGGGTGCACCCGGTGTTCGGGCTGCTGCTGGGGGCCACCGAGGAGATCGGCGTCGCCAGCGGCATCATCAGCGTCTACGCCGCCACCCCCGAGGAGACCGGGCGGGGGGCCGCCGAGCTGGAGCGCGAGCACCCCGGCCGGTTCCTGCTGGGGCTCGGCAACAGCCACGCCGCCATCGTCGAGCGGTCGGGGGTGGACTACGCCCGGCCCTACTCGCGCGCCGTCGAGCACCTCGACGCCCTCGACGCCGCGGGGTCCGTCCCGCCCGCGCGGCGCGTGCTGGCGGCGCTGGGCCCGCGGATGCTCCGCCTGGCGCGCGACCGCGCCCTGGGCGCGCACCCGTACTTCACCACCCCCGCGCACACCGCCTGGGCGCGCCAGGTGCTGGGGGAGGGGGTGCTGCTGGCCCCCGAGGTCGCCGTCGTCCTGGAGGAGGACCCGGCCCGGGCCCGCGAGATCGCCCGGCGCCACACCACCGGGTACCTCACCCTGCCGAACTACACCACCAACCTGCGCCGCTTCGGCTACGGCGACGAGGACTTCGCCGACGGCGGCAGCGACCGCCTCGTCGACGAGCTCGTCCCGTGGGGTTCCACCGCCACCGTGGTGGCCGGGATCGCCCGCCACGTCGACGCCGACGAGGTCGCCGTGCAGGTGCTCACCGCCTCCGGCGACGACTTCCCGCTGGCCCAGTGGGGCGACCTGGCCCACGCCCTGATCGGCTGA
- a CDS encoding carboxylesterase/lipase family protein: MPRVVATTAGAVRSRPARRGVVSFLGIPYAAAPVGLRRFAAPAPAEAWEGVREAVAPSPVAPQDPRSGYGWSHSAGEDHLTLDVHVPAGSPHDLPVLVWIHGGGWVSGSGSAPEYHPAAWVARGFVVVSMNYRLGFEGFGAVPGAPHNRGLLDQVAALRWVQENVAAFGGDPARVTIAGQSAGATSVAALMCAPAARGLFTRAIAASVTAETYTVAQAERVAARVARAARVPFDRAGFAGLPPIRLLAASDAVAQDLAADPDAGPRGAVPLLYHPVVDGEIVPGPFVEGPGAGGDPAVDLMVSTVADEWTLFSRSGFAPVAKEWADVAAFAAAVGLPPAAVAGYRELLPSAGPGAVGDALLSDALFAEPSRRFARAHAARGGRTFLSRFTWRSPALGGRFGATHGLDVPFAFGNPRAMELFLHAVPVLPLARRVPGAPSRLRGVFPTPAAAALSRRMVAAWTSFAASGDPGWPAAGADGTPVHVWGSRDALDRAPDPRERIWAGVGFRPYDGSPVATARG, translated from the coding sequence ATGCCCAGGGTCGTGGCGACGACGGCGGGCGCGGTCCGGTCCCGCCCGGCCCGGCGCGGGGTGGTCTCCTTCCTCGGCATCCCCTACGCCGCGGCCCCGGTGGGGCTGCGGCGGTTCGCCGCCCCCGCCCCGGCCGAGGCCTGGGAGGGGGTCCGGGAGGCCGTCGCGCCCTCGCCGGTGGCCCCCCAGGACCCCCGCTCCGGCTACGGCTGGAGCCACTCCGCGGGCGAGGACCACCTGACCCTGGACGTCCACGTGCCCGCCGGGTCCCCGCACGACCTGCCGGTCCTGGTGTGGATCCACGGCGGGGGCTGGGTCTCGGGGTCCGGTTCGGCGCCGGAGTACCACCCGGCGGCCTGGGTGGCGCGCGGGTTCGTCGTCGTCTCCATGAACTACCGCCTGGGCTTCGAGGGCTTCGGGGCCGTCCCCGGCGCCCCGCACAACCGGGGCCTGCTCGACCAGGTGGCGGCGCTGCGCTGGGTGCAGGAGAACGTCGCCGCGTTCGGCGGCGACCCCGCCCGGGTGACGATCGCGGGCCAGTCCGCGGGGGCGACCTCGGTGGCCGCGCTGATGTGCGCCCCGGCCGCGCGGGGGCTGTTCACCCGCGCGATCGCCGCCAGCGTCACGGCGGAGACGTACACCGTCGCCCAGGCCGAGCGGGTGGCCGCCCGCGTCGCGCGGGCGGCGCGGGTCCCCTTCGACCGCGCCGGGTTCGCGGGGCTGCCGCCGATCCGGTTGCTGGCCGCCTCCGACGCCGTGGCGCAGGACCTCGCCGCCGACCCCGACGCCGGCCCGCGGGGTGCGGTGCCGCTGCTCTACCACCCCGTGGTGGACGGGGAGATCGTCCCCGGCCCCTTCGTGGAAGGGCCCGGCGCCGGCGGCGACCCGGCGGTGGACCTCATGGTCTCCACCGTCGCCGACGAGTGGACGCTGTTCTCCCGCAGCGGTTTCGCCCCCGTGGCCAAGGAGTGGGCCGACGTCGCGGCGTTCGCGGCGGCGGTCGGTCTGCCGCCCGCGGCGGTGGCGGGGTACCGCGAGCTGCTGCCCTCGGCCGGTCCCGGTGCCGTGGGTGACGCGCTGCTCAGCGACGCCCTGTTCGCCGAACCCTCCCGGCGGTTCGCCCGGGCCCACGCCGCGCGCGGGGGCCGGACGTTCCTCTCCCGCTTCACGTGGCGCTCCCCGGCGCTGGGCGGGCGGTTCGGGGCGACCCACGGCCTCGACGTGCCGTTCGCCTTCGGCAACCCGCGGGCGATGGAGCTGTTCCTGCACGCCGTCCCCGTCCTCCCGCTGGCCCGCCGGGTGCCGGGTGCGCCGTCGCGGCTGCGGGGGGTGTTCCCCACCCCGGCCGCCGCGGCGCTGTCGCGGCGGATGGTCGCGGCGTGGACGTCGTTCGCGGCGAGCGGCGACCCGGGCTGGCCGGCGGCGGGGGCCGACGGGACCCCCGTGCACGTCTGGGGTTCCCGGGACGCCCTCGACCGCGCCCCGGACCCCCGCGAGCGGATCTGGGCGGGCGTCGGGTTCCGGCCCTACGACGGCTCCCCGGTGGCCACCGCCCGGGGGTGA
- a CDS encoding ATP-binding protein, translating into MTGGEGAVEVRLLGLPLRHRARLSVHVEGLLRELALVRVGEAQGAGGSWPARLLELAVDLDTTYAPYRAQRAGAMDAALAAGEEFFDAVYAASPLSAGWVAHLDAVLEEADDFCRAQQHLLTLPTPAELVAFRRWMFAEILGQLRGEAPHPWPGSRRGERPAPAGSPGGAAVPAPAAAPGTAPGTVAGAPLVVDVGAGAVSQARRYVRRVLRELDAAHLEESGELAVSELVTNAVLHAGTPSTVTVRTTPAGGVRVEVSDTSPTPVQTRHHGPAATTGRGLQLVAAVSSAWGVEVLPERSGPGKCVWFEPRAVAVETPLALGDWADELAELR; encoded by the coding sequence GTGACCGGGGGTGAGGGGGCCGTCGAGGTGCGGCTGCTCGGCCTGCCGCTGCGGCACCGGGCGCGCCTGAGCGTCCACGTCGAGGGGTTGCTGAGGGAACTGGCCCTCGTCCGTGTCGGCGAGGCGCAGGGAGCCGGCGGTTCGTGGCCGGCGCGGCTGCTGGAGCTGGCCGTGGACCTCGACACCACCTACGCGCCCTACCGGGCCCAGCGCGCGGGGGCCATGGACGCCGCGCTCGCCGCCGGGGAGGAGTTCTTCGACGCCGTCTACGCCGCGTCCCCGCTCTCCGCCGGCTGGGTCGCCCACCTGGACGCCGTGCTGGAGGAGGCCGACGACTTCTGCCGCGCCCAGCAGCACCTGCTCACGCTGCCGACCCCCGCGGAGCTGGTGGCCTTCCGGCGCTGGATGTTCGCGGAGATCCTGGGCCAGCTGCGCGGGGAGGCGCCGCACCCCTGGCCCGGTTCCCGGCGGGGGGAGCGGCCGGCCCCGGCGGGGTCGCCCGGCGGGGCCGCGGTCCCGGCCCCCGCAGCGGCCCCCGGGACGGCCCCCGGGACGGTGGCCGGAGCGCCGCTGGTGGTCGACGTGGGCGCGGGGGCGGTGTCGCAGGCCCGCCGCTACGTGCGCCGGGTCCTGCGCGAGCTGGACGCCGCCCACCTGGAGGAGTCCGGTGAGCTCGCCGTCTCCGAACTGGTCACCAACGCCGTGCTGCACGCCGGCACCCCCTCCACCGTCACCGTGCGCACCACACCCGCCGGCGGGGTGCGGGTGGAGGTCAGCGACACCTCGCCCACCCCCGTGCAGACCCGCCACCACGGGCCCGCCGCCACCACCGGGCGGGGGTTGCAGCTGGTCGCGGCCGTCTCCTCCGCCTGGGGCGTGGAGGTGCTGCCCGAGCGGAGCGGCCCGGGCAAGTGCGTGTGGTTCGAGCCGCGGGCGGTCGCGGTCGAGACACCCCTCGCCCTCGGCGACTGGGCCGACGAGCTCGCCGAGCTGCGGTAG
- a CDS encoding M20 family metallopeptidase, producing the protein MAEQTSDPARPTRPDPAYLDAVRAGIERAAATATPLTSGYAGAAEALRAEAEAAVEAAGPELLALSHDLHAHPEEAFAEHRSVRALADLLARHGVEAAVGVHGLGTALRAQVGGGDGPVVAVLAEYDALPGIGHGCGHNVIGAAAVGAFLGLARALRSGGVAGTAVLLGTPAEEGGGGKETMAREGAFAGVDAVVMLHPFSYDVAVQPFLGRRQVRATYTGVPAHASAQPFMGRNALDAVVAGYQGIAMLRQHVPPTDRVHGIVLDGGQRPNVVPATAVSEYYVRSAEPATLTDLCARVDTILRAAAAMTGCGVELEWDRAPAYLPIRANREMAARWTLHQRRRGRTSLPPGIVPETLAGSTDLGNVSVRVPSIHPMLAVAGPGLSLHTAEFAAAAGSPSGDAGVLDGAVGLALTALDLLADADLLAAVRAEFEAAGGVLDVEAFLA; encoded by the coding sequence ATGGCTGAGCAGACGAGCGACCCCGCGCGCCCGACCCGACCCGACCCGGCCTACCTGGACGCGGTGCGGGCCGGGATCGAGCGGGCCGCGGCCACCGCGACGCCGCTGACGAGCGGGTACGCCGGCGCCGCGGAGGCGCTGCGGGCGGAGGCGGAGGCGGCGGTCGAGGCGGCCGGTCCCGAGCTGCTCGCCCTCAGCCACGACCTGCACGCCCACCCGGAGGAGGCCTTCGCCGAGCACCGCTCGGTGCGGGCGCTCGCGGACCTGCTGGCGCGCCACGGGGTCGAGGCCGCGGTCGGCGTGCACGGCCTGGGCACCGCGCTGCGGGCGCAGGTCGGTGGCGGGGACGGGCCGGTCGTGGCCGTCCTGGCCGAGTACGACGCCCTGCCCGGCATCGGGCACGGCTGCGGGCACAACGTCATCGGCGCGGCCGCGGTGGGGGCGTTCCTGGGGCTGGCCCGCGCCCTGCGGTCGGGCGGGGTGGCCGGGACCGCGGTCCTGCTCGGCACCCCCGCCGAGGAGGGCGGGGGCGGCAAGGAGACGATGGCGCGCGAGGGCGCCTTCGCGGGCGTGGACGCGGTCGTCATGCTGCACCCGTTCAGCTACGACGTGGCCGTGCAGCCCTTCCTCGGCCGCCGCCAGGTGCGGGCCACCTACACCGGGGTCCCCGCGCACGCCTCGGCGCAGCCGTTCATGGGCCGCAACGCCCTGGACGCCGTGGTCGCCGGCTACCAGGGGATCGCGATGCTGCGCCAGCACGTCCCGCCCACCGACCGCGTCCACGGCATCGTCCTCGACGGCGGGCAGCGCCCGAACGTCGTCCCGGCCACGGCCGTCTCGGAGTACTACGTGCGCTCGGCCGAACCGGCGACGTTGACCGACCTGTGCGCCCGGGTGGACACGATCCTGCGCGCCGCGGCGGCGATGACCGGGTGCGGGGTGGAGCTGGAGTGGGACCGCGCCCCCGCCTACCTGCCGATCCGGGCGAACCGGGAGATGGCCGCGCGCTGGACGCTCCACCAGCGGCGGCGGGGCCGGACCTCGCTGCCGCCGGGGATCGTCCCGGAGACCCTCGCCGGGTCCACCGACCTCGGCAACGTCAGCGTCCGGGTCCCCTCGATCCACCCGATGCTCGCCGTGGCCGGTCCGGGCCTGTCGCTGCACACCGCGGAGTTCGCGGCCGCCGCGGGTTCGCCCTCGGGCGACGCCGGGGTCCTCGACGGGGCGGTGGGGCTGGCGCTGACCGCGCTGGACCTGCTGGCCGACGCGGACCTGCTCGCCGCGGTGCGGGCGGAGTTCGAGGCGGCGGGCGGCGTCCTCGACGTGGAGGCGTTCCTGGCCTGA